A genomic region of Halomonas aestuarii contains the following coding sequences:
- a CDS encoding helix-turn-helix domain-containing protein, producing the protein METLGPRIKELRLEAKLNKAALARRVGVSDVTISYWESGAIKQIGHERLVALAQALNCPLSRLLEDEGSHASPLYLRRHPPLPWQDGKQRVIELPIELVPGQRWDGDCHLVTPAPGEHFDFLKEGDLVAIAPSDIFRQPGLYLIEDDGILAIRRVTQGPTGELMFQRQDSDELIPYTPCCRLVGKLVAHWRAQPL; encoded by the coding sequence ATGGAAACACTCGGCCCTCGTATCAAGGAACTTCGGCTGGAGGCCAAGCTCAACAAGGCGGCCCTGGCAAGGAGGGTCGGGGTGTCGGACGTCACCATCTCCTACTGGGAGTCGGGCGCCATCAAGCAGATCGGCCACGAGCGGCTGGTCGCCCTGGCCCAGGCGCTCAACTGCCCGCTGTCGCGGCTGCTCGAGGACGAGGGATCCCACGCCTCGCCGCTGTACCTGCGTCGCCACCCGCCGCTGCCCTGGCAGGACGGCAAGCAGCGGGTCATCGAGCTGCCCATCGAGCTGGTGCCCGGCCAGCGCTGGGACGGCGACTGCCACCTGGTGACCCCGGCCCCGGGCGAGCACTTCGACTTCCTCAAGGAAGGCGACCTGGTGGCCATCGCGCCCAGCGACATCTTCCGCCAGCCAGGCCTCTACCTCATCGAGGATGACGGCATCCTGGCCATCCGCCGGGTCACCCAGGGCCCCACCGGGGAACTGATGTTCCAGCGCCAGGACAGCGACGAGCTCATTCCCTACACCCCCTGCTGCCGACTGGTGGGCAAGCTGGTGGCCCACTGGCGCGCCCAGCCGCTCTGA
- a CDS encoding SDR family NAD(P)-dependent oxidoreductase produces MLPRLPDDFTAVVTGASGGIGTAVVEALLASDRPGRVIAVSRSAPPHPDPRIESLALDLGTPDGAEALARALDGTPVHLVFNAIGMLHDEALGIEPEKKLDDLDAEAMARLYHVNAITPALLLKALQPSLKGHHPALFASLSARVGSIGDNRLGGWYAYRASKAAHNMLMKTAAVELRRLNRQAAIACLHPGTTDTPLSAPFQARIPEGKLFTPAFVAERLLDVLEQCTPERSGIFLDWAGEEVAW; encoded by the coding sequence ATGCTCCCGAGACTCCCCGACGACTTCACCGCCGTGGTCACCGGCGCCTCCGGCGGCATCGGAACCGCGGTGGTGGAGGCCCTGCTCGCAAGCGACCGCCCCGGCCGGGTGATCGCCGTGAGCCGCTCCGCGCCCCCGCACCCGGATCCCCGCATCGAGTCCCTCGCCCTGGACCTGGGTACGCCGGACGGCGCCGAGGCGCTCGCCAGGGCCCTGGACGGCACGCCCGTGCACCTGGTCTTCAACGCCATCGGCATGCTCCACGACGAGGCCCTGGGCATCGAACCGGAGAAGAAGCTCGACGACCTGGACGCCGAGGCCATGGCCCGGCTCTACCACGTCAACGCCATCACCCCGGCCCTGCTGCTCAAGGCGCTGCAGCCGAGCCTCAAGGGACACCACCCGGCCCTCTTCGCCAGCCTCTCGGCCCGGGTCGGCTCGATCGGCGACAACCGGCTGGGCGGCTGGTACGCCTACCGGGCCAGCAAGGCCGCCCACAACATGCTGATGAAGACCGCCGCCGTGGAGCTTCGCCGCCTCAACCGCCAGGCCGCCATCGCCTGCCTGCACCCCGGCACCACGGACACGCCCCTCTCGGCACCCTTCCAGGCGCGCATCCCCGAGGGCAAGCTGTTCACCCCGGCCTTCGTGGCCGAGCGGCTGCTGGACGTGCTGGAGCAATGCACCCCGGAGCGGAGCGGCATCTTCCTGGACTGGGCCGGCGAGGAGGTGGCGTGGTGA
- the gltX gene encoding glutamate--tRNA ligase yields the protein MTVRTRIAPSPTGDPHVGTAYIALFNLCFARQHGGQFILRIEDTDRVRSTAESEQMILDSLRWLGLEWDEGPDVGGPHGPYRQSERGDIYGEYARQLVEAGHAFRCYRTSEELDELREARKAAGMHLALKPTDLALPDEEVARREREGWPHVVRMKVPATGTCVVDDMLRGVIEVDWAQVDAQVLLKSDGMPTYHLANVVDDHLMGITHVLRGEEWINSAPKHQLLYDYFGWEMPVLCHMPLLRNPDKSKLSKRKNPTSINYYRRMGFLPQAVTNYLGRMGWSMPDEREKFSLDEMMAHFDVQRVSLGGPVFDLDKLTWLNGVYIREDLDDAAFLKALMEWAFNEEYVGQILPQVRPRVETLSQVAPLAGHFFSGLPAIEEASFDEVKLSREDLLKLLQFLVWRFEVVPAWHKDALLGEVKALAGHFELKMKAFLAPVFIAITGSSSSTSVMDAMAILGSDMTRARLRHAIEVLGGVSKKQAKRFEKEFRELA from the coding sequence ATGACCGTACGCACTCGTATCGCGCCGTCACCCACCGGCGACCCCCATGTGGGCACCGCCTATATCGCCCTGTTCAACCTCTGCTTCGCGCGCCAGCACGGCGGCCAGTTCATCCTGCGGATCGAGGACACCGACCGGGTGCGCTCGACGGCCGAGTCCGAGCAGATGATCCTCGACTCGCTGCGCTGGCTGGGGCTGGAGTGGGACGAGGGCCCCGACGTGGGCGGTCCCCATGGCCCCTACCGCCAGAGCGAGCGCGGCGACATCTACGGCGAGTATGCCCGGCAGCTGGTCGAGGCCGGCCATGCCTTCAGGTGCTACCGCACCAGCGAGGAGCTCGACGAGCTGCGCGAGGCGCGCAAGGCGGCCGGCATGCACCTGGCCCTGAAGCCCACCGACCTGGCCCTGCCCGACGAGGAGGTCGCCCGCCGCGAAAGGGAGGGCTGGCCCCATGTGGTGCGCATGAAGGTGCCCGCCACCGGGACCTGCGTGGTCGACGACATGCTGCGCGGCGTCATCGAGGTGGACTGGGCCCAGGTGGATGCCCAGGTGCTGCTCAAGTCGGACGGCATGCCCACCTATCACCTGGCCAACGTGGTCGATGACCACCTGATGGGCATCACCCACGTGCTGCGGGGCGAGGAGTGGATCAACTCGGCGCCCAAGCACCAGCTGCTCTACGACTACTTCGGGTGGGAGATGCCGGTGCTCTGCCACATGCCGCTGCTTCGCAATCCCGACAAGTCGAAGCTGTCCAAGCGCAAGAACCCGACCTCCATCAACTACTATCGGCGCATGGGCTTCCTGCCCCAGGCGGTGACCAACTACCTGGGTCGCATGGGCTGGTCGATGCCCGACGAGCGGGAGAAGTTCAGCCTCGACGAGATGATGGCGCACTTCGACGTCCAGCGAGTCTCGCTGGGCGGGCCGGTCTTCGACCTCGACAAGCTGACCTGGCTCAACGGCGTCTATATCCGCGAGGACCTCGACGACGCGGCCTTCCTCAAGGCGCTCATGGAGTGGGCCTTCAACGAGGAATACGTTGGCCAGATCCTCCCCCAGGTGCGCCCCCGGGTCGAGACGCTCTCCCAGGTGGCGCCCCTGGCCGGGCACTTCTTCTCGGGCCTGCCGGCCATCGAGGAAGCCAGCTTCGACGAGGTGAAGCTCTCCCGCGAGGATCTGCTGAAGCTGCTGCAGTTCCTGGTATGGCGCTTCGAGGTCGTGCCCGCCTGGCACAAGGATGCGCTGCTCGGCGAGGTCAAGGCGCTGGCGGGGCACTTCGAACTGAAGATGAAGGCCTTCCTGGCTCCCGTTTTCATCGCCATCACCGGCTCCTCGTCGAGCACCTCGGTGATGGACGCCATGGCGATCCTCGGCTCCGACATGACCCGGGCGCGCCTGCGCCACGCCATCGAGGTGCTGGGCGGGGTCTCCAAGAAACAGGCCAAGCGCTTCGAGAAGGAATTTCGCGAACTCGCGTGA
- the gltA gene encoding citrate synthase produces MADRKATLTVDGLDNPIDLPVYSGSLGPDVIDVRGLGAQGLFTYDPGFMATSSCKSAITYIDGGKGVLLHRGYPIDQLAKHSDFVETCYLLLFGELPDDAQYQDFKWRVTNHTMVHDQIINFFKGFRRDAHPMSILCGVVGGLAAFYHDHMDTSKQEDREISAIRLIAKMPTLAAMSYKYNIGQPFNYPRNDLNYAENFLYMMFSNPCEEYRINPVYAKAMDRIFMLHADHEQNASTSTVRLAGSTGANPFACISAGIAALWGPAHGGANEAVLNMLDEIGDDSEENIQRFVDKAKDKKDPFKLMGFGHRVYRNFDPRAKVMKETCDEVLAELGLADDPQLKIAKRLEQIALEDEYFIERKLYPNVDFYSGIILKAMGIPKNMFTVIFAVSRTIGWISHWNEMLSDSYKIGRPRQLYTGHPQRDYPTS; encoded by the coding sequence ATGGCTGACAGGAAAGCGACATTGACGGTAGACGGCCTGGACAACCCGATTGACCTGCCGGTCTACTCAGGCTCCCTGGGCCCGGACGTCATCGACGTTCGCGGTCTCGGTGCCCAAGGCCTCTTCACCTACGACCCCGGCTTCATGGCCACCTCCTCCTGCAAGTCGGCGATCACCTACATCGACGGCGGCAAGGGCGTGCTGCTGCACCGGGGCTATCCGATCGACCAGCTGGCCAAGCACTCCGACTTCGTCGAGACCTGCTACCTGCTGCTGTTCGGCGAGCTGCCCGACGATGCCCAGTACCAGGATTTCAAGTGGCGCGTGACCAACCACACCATGGTCCACGACCAGATCATCAACTTCTTCAAGGGCTTCCGCCGCGACGCCCACCCGATGTCGATCCTGTGCGGCGTGGTCGGCGGCCTGGCCGCCTTCTATCACGACCACATGGACACCTCCAAGCAGGAAGACCGCGAGATCAGCGCCATTCGCCTGATCGCCAAGATGCCGACCCTCGCGGCGATGTCCTACAAGTACAACATCGGCCAGCCCTTCAACTACCCGCGCAATGACCTGAACTATGCAGAGAACTTCCTCTACATGATGTTCAGCAACCCGTGCGAGGAGTACCGGATCAATCCGGTCTACGCCAAGGCCATGGACCGCATCTTCATGCTCCATGCCGACCACGAGCAGAACGCCTCCACCTCCACCGTGCGCCTGGCCGGCTCCACCGGGGCAAACCCCTTCGCCTGCATCAGCGCCGGCATCGCGGCCCTCTGGGGCCCGGCCCACGGCGGCGCCAACGAGGCCGTGCTGAACATGCTCGACGAGATCGGCGATGACTCCGAGGAGAACATCCAGCGCTTCGTCGACAAGGCCAAGGACAAGAAGGACCCCTTCAAGCTGATGGGCTTCGGCCACCGGGTCTATCGCAACTTCGACCCGCGCGCCAAGGTCATGAAGGAGACCTGCGACGAGGTGCTGGCCGAGCTGGGCCTCGCCGACGACCCGCAGCTCAAGATCGCCAAGCGCCTGGAGCAGATCGCCCTGGAGGACGAGTACTTCATCGAGCGCAAGCTCTACCCGAACGTCGACTTCTACTCGGGCATCATCCTCAAGGCCATGGGCATCCCGAAGAACATGTTCACCGTGATCTTCGCTGTGTCCCGCACCATCGGCTGGATCTCCCACTGGAACGAGATGCTCAGCGACAGCTACAAGATCGGTCGCCCACGCCAGCTCTACACCGGCCACCCGCAGCGCGACTACCCCACCAGCTGA
- the sdhC gene encoding succinate dehydrogenase, cytochrome b556 subunit, protein MNSKRPVNLDLSTIQFPLPALTSIAHRITGVILFIGLIFAFWALDTSLSSPVGFAAVSDALAHNFLAKLIAWGLLSALAFHFVAGIKHLLMDMDIGVTLEGGVKKAQITVVVSAVLIILAGVWVW, encoded by the coding sequence GTGAATAGCAAACGACCCGTAAATCTGGATCTGTCCACGATACAGTTTCCCCTTCCCGCCCTGACGTCGATCGCTCACCGCATCACTGGCGTCATCCTCTTCATCGGCCTGATCTTCGCCTTCTGGGCGCTGGACACGTCGCTGTCCTCGCCGGTCGGCTTCGCCGCCGTGAGTGACGCCCTGGCCCACAACTTCCTGGCCAAGCTGATCGCCTGGGGACTGCTGTCCGCCCTGGCGTTCCACTTCGTGGCCGGCATCAAGCACCTGCTGATGGACATGGATATCGGCGTGACCCTCGAGGGTGGCGTCAAGAAGGCGCAGATCACCGTGGTGGTGAGCGCGGTCCTGATCATTCTGGCTGGAGTCTGGGTATGGTAA
- the sdhD gene encoding succinate dehydrogenase, hydrophobic membrane anchor protein, whose protein sequence is MVTNITNFGRSGLSDWLLQRVSAVILALYTLFIVGFLLFNSGLDYAAWSGLFAQTWMRIFSLLAFISLAAHAWVGLWTVTTDYLKPTGIRIGVQLIIILAIFVFLVWGITVLWGA, encoded by the coding sequence ATGGTAACCAACATCACGAACTTCGGGCGCAGCGGCCTCTCCGACTGGCTGCTGCAGCGCGTCTCCGCCGTCATCCTGGCGCTCTACACTCTCTTCATCGTCGGTTTCCTGCTGTTCAACTCCGGCCTCGACTATGCGGCATGGAGCGGGCTGTTCGCCCAGACCTGGATGCGCATCTTCTCGCTGCTGGCCTTCATCTCGCTGGCCGCCCACGCCTGGGTCGGGCTGTGGACCGTGACCACCGACTATCTCAAGCCGACCGGTATTCGCATCGGTGTGCAGCTCATCATCATCCTGGCCATCTTCGTGTTCCTGGTCTGGGGCATCACCGTTCTTTGGGGAGCCTGA
- the sdhA gene encoding succinate dehydrogenase flavoprotein subunit: protein MSNMRSLSFDAIIIGGGGAGLRAALELAKSGKKTAVLSKVFPTRSHTVSAQGGITCAIASADPNDDWRWHMYDTVKGGDYIADQDASEYMCSEGPKAVFELEHMGLPFSRFDNGRIYQRPFGGQSKDFGKGGQAARTCAAADRTGHALLHTLYQNNLKNNTTFLNEWYAVDLVKNANGDVVGCIAMDIETGEVVHVKSKATVMATGGAGRIFASTTNALINTGDGIGMALRAGFPMQDMEMWQFHPTGIYGAGTLVTEGCRGEGGYLINKDGERFMERYAPNAKDLAGRDVVARSMVMEILEGRGCGEKGDHVFLKLDHLGEDVLGKRLPGIVELSKTFAHVDPAKEPIPVVPTCHYMMGGIPTNVHGQAIMQDAEGNDQIVNGLFACGEAACVSVHGANRLGGNSLLDLVVFGRAAGMFIEGALNEGIEYLDASESDVESAMKRINRWNESEGGETVPELKRELQDIMQTSFGVFREEKNMVEGVKRLEELRGRIDNAYLPDKSNTFNTARVEALELDNLMEVAEATAIAALERKESRGAHSRYDYPDRDDVNWLKHSLYFPTEKRLGQRDVNFAPKTVDMFEPKVRTY, encoded by the coding sequence ATGTCCAACATGCGTAGCCTGTCTTTCGACGCCATCATCATCGGTGGGGGCGGTGCCGGCCTGAGGGCCGCCCTGGAACTGGCCAAGTCCGGCAAGAAGACCGCCGTGCTGTCCAAGGTCTTCCCGACCCGTTCTCACACCGTGTCCGCCCAGGGCGGCATCACCTGTGCCATCGCCTCCGCCGACCCCAACGACGACTGGCGCTGGCACATGTACGACACCGTCAAGGGCGGCGACTACATCGCCGACCAGGACGCCTCCGAGTACATGTGCTCCGAGGGCCCCAAGGCGGTGTTCGAGCTCGAGCACATGGGCCTGCCGTTCTCCCGCTTCGACAACGGCCGCATCTACCAGCGCCCGTTCGGCGGCCAGTCCAAGGACTTCGGCAAGGGCGGCCAGGCGGCCCGTACCTGCGCCGCCGCAGATCGTACCGGCCACGCCCTGCTGCACACGCTCTATCAGAACAACCTGAAGAACAACACCACCTTCCTCAATGAGTGGTACGCCGTCGACCTGGTCAAGAACGCCAACGGCGACGTGGTGGGCTGCATCGCCATGGATATCGAGACCGGCGAAGTGGTACACGTGAAGTCCAAGGCCACCGTCATGGCCACCGGCGGGGCGGGGCGCATCTTCGCCTCCACCACCAATGCCCTGATCAACACCGGTGACGGCATCGGCATGGCGCTGCGCGCCGGCTTCCCGATGCAGGACATGGAGATGTGGCAGTTCCACCCCACCGGCATCTACGGCGCGGGTACCCTGGTGACCGAGGGCTGCCGCGGCGAGGGTGGCTACCTGATCAACAAGGACGGCGAGCGCTTCATGGAGCGTTACGCACCCAACGCCAAGGACCTGGCCGGCCGCGACGTGGTCGCGCGCTCCATGGTCATGGAGATCCTCGAGGGCCGCGGCTGCGGCGAGAAGGGCGACCACGTCTTCCTCAAGCTGGATCACCTGGGCGAGGACGTCCTCGGCAAGCGCCTGCCGGGCATCGTCGAGCTGTCCAAGACCTTCGCCCACGTCGATCCGGCCAAGGAGCCGATCCCGGTGGTGCCGACCTGCCACTACATGATGGGCGGGATCCCGACCAACGTGCACGGCCAGGCGATCATGCAGGACGCCGAGGGCAACGATCAGATCGTCAACGGCCTGTTCGCCTGCGGCGAGGCGGCCTGCGTGTCGGTCCACGGCGCCAACCGCCTGGGCGGCAACTCGCTGCTCGACCTGGTGGTCTTCGGCCGTGCGGCGGGCATGTTCATCGAGGGCGCGCTCAACGAGGGCATCGAGTACCTCGACGCCTCGGAGTCCGACGTCGAGTCGGCCATGAAGCGCATCAACCGCTGGAACGAGTCCGAGGGCGGCGAGACCGTGCCCGAACTCAAGCGCGAGCTCCAGGACATCATGCAGACCTCCTTCGGCGTGTTCCGCGAGGAGAAGAACATGGTCGAGGGCGTCAAGCGTCTGGAAGAGCTGCGCGGCCGTATCGACAATGCCTACCTGCCGGACAAGTCCAACACCTTCAACACCGCGCGTGTCGAGGCGCTGGAGCTGGACAACCTGATGGAAGTGGCCGAGGCCACCGCCATCGCGGCCCTCGAGCGCAAGGAGAGCCGTGGCGCGCATTCCCGCTACGACTACCCCGATCGCGACGACGTCAACTGGCTGAAGCACTCGCTCTACTTCCCGACCGAGAAGCGCCTGGGCCAGCGCGATGTGAACTTCGCACCCAAGACCGTCGACATGTTCGAGCCGAAAGTCCGCACCTACTAA
- a CDS encoding succinate dehydrogenase iron-sulfur subunit: MSKLQVSLYRYNPETDSAPFMQEFQVDTQGRDLMVLDVLHLAKEQDNGLAYRRSCREGVCGSDGMNMNGKNGLACITPLSEVVKGNKLVLRPLPGLPVIRDLVVDMGLFYKQYERIQPYLQNDEPAPAIERLQSPEERDKLDGLYECILCACCSTSCPSFWWNPDKFVGPAGLLQAYRFLADSRDTATRDRLSELEDPFSVFRCRGIMNCVAVCPKGLNPTRAIGKIREMLLADAT, encoded by the coding sequence ATGTCCAAGCTTCAGGTATCCCTGTACCGCTACAATCCGGAAACCGACTCCGCGCCCTTCATGCAGGAGTTCCAGGTCGACACCCAGGGTCGCGACCTGATGGTGCTCGACGTGCTGCACCTGGCCAAGGAGCAGGACAACGGCCTGGCCTATCGCCGCAGCTGCCGCGAGGGCGTGTGCGGTTCCGACGGCATGAACATGAACGGCAAGAACGGCCTGGCCTGCATCACCCCGCTCTCCGAGGTGGTCAAGGGCAACAAGCTGGTGCTGCGCCCGCTGCCCGGCCTGCCGGTCATCCGTGACCTGGTGGTCGACATGGGGCTGTTCTACAAGCAGTACGAGCGCATCCAGCCGTACCTGCAGAACGACGAGCCGGCCCCGGCCATCGAGCGCCTCCAGTCGCCGGAGGAGCGCGACAAGCTCGACGGCCTCTACGAGTGCATCCTGTGCGCCTGCTGCTCGACCTCCTGCCCGTCGTTCTGGTGGAACCCGGACAAGTTCGTCGGCCCGGCCGGCCTGCTGCAGGCCTACCGGTTCCTCGCGGACTCCCGCGACACCGCCACCCGTGATCGCCTGTCCGAACTGGAGGATCCGTTCTCCGTGTTCCGCTGCCGCGGCATCATGAACTGCGTCGCGGTCTGCCCCAAGGGGCTGAACCCGACGCGGGCGATCGGCAAGATCCGCGAGATGCTGCTGGCCGATGCCACTTAA
- a CDS encoding 2-oxoglutarate dehydrogenase E1 component encodes MQEGIMELMWRSSHVSGGNAHYVEALYEQYLDDPSAVPDEWRQYFDQLPRPEGGASHDVPLSPVRDQFYQLGQQRRTAHAAADSGEGKKQVKVLQLINAYRFRGHQKADIDPLGLRSPTPVPDLDLSFHQLSKADLDTEFQTGSFFMGQDKASLKEIVSALEQTYCRSIGCEVMHIVDTEEKRWLQQRFESVRSAPKFSPAVRKHVLERLTAAEGLESYLASKYPGTKRFGLEGGECFIPMMDELIQRAGSYGTKEVVIGMAHRGRLNMLVNILGKNPSELIDEFDGKKVIERGSGDVKYHQGFSSNVMSPGGEVHLALSFNPSHLEIVAPVVEGSVRARQDRRNDPVGDKVLPINVHGDAAFAGQGVVMETFQMSQTRAYRTGGTLHIVINNQVGFTTSHPEDSRSTEYCTDIAKMVQAPIFHVNGDDPDAVLHATQVALDYRQQFKRDVVIDLVCYRRRGHNEADEPSGTQPMMYNKIKDHPSSRTRYVERLVKEGLLSDDDAKAMMEKYRDDLQAGNHVANALVQKPNKSLFVDWTPYLGHEWTGHADTRVEMKRLQRLAGKMCEIPDGITVQRQVAKIYEDRRKMQAGGMAINWGFAETLAYATLLDQGHPVRLTGQDVGRGTFSHRHAVVHNQKDGNAYVPLQHMADGQPRFTIHDSFLSEEAVLAFEYGYSTTAPNDLVIWEAQFGDFFNGAQVVVDQFISSGETKWERLCGLTMLLPHGYEGQGPEHSSARLERFLQMCAEHNMQVCVPTTPAQIFHLLRRQVIRPLRKPLVVMSPKSLLRHKSATSRLEELAEGNFQMVLPDQGKLEAKKVERIVLCAGKVYYDLENWREENARDDVAILRIEQLYPFPKEELFEAIKDYTNVEDVVWCQEEPLNQGAWYSSQHHMRAVADMLRDGLGGKLKFAGRPASAAPAAGYMSVHTEQQRQLVEDAFNL; translated from the coding sequence ATGCAAGAAGGCATAATGGAGTTGATGTGGCGCTCCTCCCACGTCAGTGGTGGCAATGCCCACTATGTGGAAGCGCTCTACGAACAGTACCTCGATGATCCCTCCGCCGTTCCCGACGAATGGCGCCAGTACTTCGACCAGCTACCGCGACCCGAGGGCGGTGCCTCCCACGATGTTCCCCTCTCACCGGTCCGCGACCAGTTCTACCAGCTGGGACAGCAGCGTCGTACCGCGCATGCCGCCGCCGACAGCGGAGAGGGCAAGAAGCAGGTCAAGGTACTCCAGCTGATCAACGCCTACCGCTTCCGCGGGCACCAGAAGGCCGACATCGATCCCCTCGGCCTGCGCAGTCCCACCCCGGTTCCCGACCTCGACCTCTCCTTCCACCAGCTCTCGAAGGCCGACCTGGACACCGAGTTCCAGACCGGCTCCTTCTTCATGGGCCAGGACAAGGCGAGCCTGAAGGAGATCGTCAGTGCGCTGGAGCAGACCTACTGTCGCTCCATCGGCTGCGAGGTCATGCATATCGTCGACACCGAGGAGAAACGCTGGCTGCAGCAGCGCTTCGAGTCGGTGCGCAGTGCGCCGAAGTTCAGCCCCGCCGTGCGCAAGCACGTGCTCGAGCGCCTCACGGCCGCCGAGGGCCTGGAGAGCTACCTGGCCTCCAAGTACCCGGGCACCAAGCGCTTCGGCCTCGAGGGTGGCGAGTGCTTCATCCCGATGATGGATGAGCTGATCCAGCGCGCCGGCAGCTATGGCACCAAGGAAGTGGTGATCGGCATGGCCCACCGCGGGCGCCTCAACATGCTGGTCAACATCCTCGGCAAGAACCCCTCCGAGCTGATCGACGAGTTCGACGGCAAGAAGGTCATCGAGCGGGGCTCCGGTGACGTGAAGTACCACCAGGGCTTCAGCTCCAACGTCATGTCGCCGGGCGGCGAGGTCCACCTGGCGCTGTCGTTCAACCCCTCCCACCTGGAGATCGTGGCCCCGGTGGTCGAGGGCTCGGTGCGCGCCCGTCAGGATCGCCGCAACGACCCGGTTGGTGACAAGGTGCTGCCGATCAACGTCCATGGCGACGCGGCCTTCGCCGGCCAGGGCGTGGTCATGGAGACCTTCCAGATGTCCCAGACCCGCGCCTATCGCACCGGCGGCACCCTGCACATCGTCATCAACAACCAGGTGGGCTTCACCACCTCGCACCCGGAAGACTCGCGCTCCACCGAGTACTGCACCGACATCGCCAAGATGGTCCAGGCGCCGATCTTCCACGTCAACGGCGATGACCCCGATGCCGTGCTGCATGCCACCCAGGTGGCGCTGGACTACCGCCAGCAGTTCAAGCGCGACGTGGTCATCGACCTGGTGTGCTACCGCCGCCGCGGCCACAACGAGGCGGACGAGCCTTCCGGCACCCAGCCGATGATGTACAACAAGATCAAGGACCATCCGTCCTCGCGGACCCGCTACGTCGAGCGCCTGGTCAAGGAGGGCCTGCTCTCCGACGACGACGCCAAGGCGATGATGGAGAAGTACCGGGACGACCTGCAGGCCGGCAACCACGTGGCCAACGCCCTGGTGCAGAAGCCCAACAAGTCGCTGTTCGTTGACTGGACCCCCTACCTGGGCCACGAGTGGACCGGCCATGCCGACACCCGGGTCGAGATGAAGCGCCTGCAGCGCCTCGCCGGCAAGATGTGCGAGATTCCCGACGGCATCACCGTGCAGCGCCAGGTGGCCAAGATCTACGAGGACCGCCGCAAGATGCAGGCCGGCGGCATGGCCATCAACTGGGGCTTCGCCGAGACCCTGGCCTACGCCACGCTGCTCGACCAGGGCCATCCGGTGCGCCTCACCGGCCAGGACGTGGGCCGCGGCACCTTCTCCCACCGCCACGCGGTGGTGCACAACCAGAAGGACGGCAACGCCTATGTGCCGCTGCAGCACATGGCCGACGGCCAGCCGCGCTTCACCATCCACGACTCCTTCCTCTCCGAGGAGGCGGTGCTGGCGTTCGAGTACGGCTATTCCACCACGGCGCCCAACGACCTGGTGATCTGGGAAGCCCAGTTCGGCGACTTCTTCAACGGCGCCCAGGTGGTGGTGGACCAGTTCATCTCCTCCGGCGAGACCAAGTGGGAGCGCCTCTGTGGCCTGACCATGCTGCTGCCCCACGGCTACGAGGGGCAGGGGCCCGAGCACTCCTCGGCGCGTCTGGAGCGCTTCCTGCAGATGTGTGCCGAGCACAACATGCAGGTCTGCGTGCCGACCACGCCGGCGCAGATCTTCCATCTGCTGCGGCGCCAGGTGATCCGCCCGCTGCGCAAGCCGCTGGTGGTCATGTCGCCCAAGAGCCTGCTGCGTCACAAGTCGGCGACCTCGAGGCTCGAGGAGCTGGCCGAAGGCAACTTCCAGATGGTCCTCCCCGACCAGGGCAAGCTCGAGGCGAAGAAGGTCGAGCGCATCGTGCTGTGTGCCGGCAAGGTCTACTACGACCTGGAGAACTGGCGCGAGGAGAACGCCCGCGACGATGTGGCCATCCTGCGCATCGAGCAGCTCTATCCCTTCCCCAAGGAGGAGCTCTTCGAGGCCATCAAGGACTACACCAACGTCGAGGACGTGGTGTGGTGCCAGGAGGAGCCGCTCAACCAGGGCGCCTGGTACTCGAGCCAGCACCACATGCGGGCCGTGGCCGACATGCTGCGCGATGGCCTGGGCGGCAAGCTCAAGTTCGCCGGACGCCCGGCATCGGCCGCCCCCGCGGCGGGCTACATGTCCGTGCACACCGAACAGCAGCGCCAGCTGGTGGAAGACGCCTTCAACCTGTGA